Proteins found in one Lycium ferocissimum isolate CSIRO_LF1 chromosome 6, AGI_CSIRO_Lferr_CH_V1, whole genome shotgun sequence genomic segment:
- the LOC132061595 gene encoding pentatricopeptide repeat-containing protein At5g04810, chloroplastic-like: protein MDTIFSLSSTTHYSPSPPPLSASILTGNHHSSTTISSLRNSSSNLPEKPNFTDSSHKPLQTPYPHTPKFTKKPLKHLLNSTSPPPSLNNKLWLSSKLSPPPPPLLSNNGTDMENLDFSNEVEMQKRTENREKGKILVGNLKKRVENEEKGRIFIGNLQKRVENREKGTIFIGNLQKRVENKEKGKIFIGNLPLWIKEKEVVEFFRQVGPIKNVILIKNMGFGFVIYEGPVAEKAAKKALEFDGVEFHGRVLNVKLDDGRRLKEKTDEEKYKYTWREAREGSGREFKKVLETQSEDWQAVVRAFERIKKPSRKEFGLMVNYYARRGDMHRARETFEKMRARGIEPTSHVYTNLIHAYAVGRDMEKALSCVRKMKDDGIELSLATYSILIGGFAKVGDIEAADRWFKEAKDRDLTLNAIIYGNIIYANCQTFKMDRAEELVREMEEEGIDAPIDIYHTMMDGYTMIRNEEKCLVVFERLQECGFTPSVVSYGCLMNLYIKIGKVSKAIEVSEMMKLAGIKHNMKTYSMLMNGFINLKDWASAFAIFEDVIRDGLKPDVVLYNNIIRAFCGMGNVNRALRIVEEMKKERHRPNSRTFMPIIHAFAKAGEVRRALDVFDMMKRSGCTPSVHTFNALVLGLVEKRQMEKAVQILDDMLLAGISPNEYTYTTIMHGYASVGDIGKACEYFSKVKNEGLELDIYTYEALLKACCKSGRMQSALAVIKEMSAKSIPRNTFVYNILIDGWARRGDVWEAADLMQQMRQEGVLPDIHTYTSFINSCCKAGDMQRSNHYAVKQQPLWLSPNFLD from the exons ATGGATACCATATTCTCCCTCTCTTCCACCACACACTATTCTCCATCTCCACCACCTTTGTCAGCCTCTATTCTTACTGGAAACCACCACTCTTCCACCACCATTTCTTCCCTCAGAAATTCCTCCTCAAATTTACCTGAAAAACCCAACTTCACAGATAGTTCCCACAAACCCCTTCAAACCCCTTATCCACACACTCCTAAATTTACCAAGAAACCCCTCAAACATTTACTTAATTCCACTTCACCACCACCTAGCCTCAATAACAAGTTATGGTTATCCAGCAAATTGtcaccacccccaccaccacTATTATCAAACAATGGGACTGATATGGAAAATTTAGACTTTTCAAATGAAGTGGAAATGCAAAAAAGAACTGAAAATAGGGAAAAAGGAAAGATCTTAGTAGGCAATTTGAAGAAAAGAgttgaaaatgaggaaaaaggtaGAATCTTTATAGGGAATTTGCAGAAAAGAGTTGAAAATAGGGAAAAAGGGACAATCTTTATAGGGAATTTGCAGAAAAGAgttgaaaataaggaaaaaggtaaaatcTTTATAGGGAATTTGCCATTATGGATTAAAGAAAAGGAGGTTGTTGAGTTCTTTAGACAAGTTGGGCCTATAAAgaatgtgattttaataaagAATATGGGTTTTGGATTTGTGATATATGAGGGTCCAGTGGCTGAAAAAGCAGCTAAAAAGGCATTGGAGTTTGATGGTGTTGAATTTCATGGAAGAGTTTTGAATGTGAAGTTGGATGATGGGAGGAGATTGAAAGAAAAAACAGATGAGGAGAAGTATAAGTACACGTGGCGTGAGGCGAGGGAGGGGTCCGGGAGGGAGTTCAAGAAGGTTCTAGAAACGCAATCGGAGGATTGGCAGGCTGTTGTTCGGGCTTTTGAGAGAATCAAGAAG CCATCCAGGAAAGAATTTGGCTTAATGGTGAACTACTATGCAAGGAGGGGTGACATGCATCGTGCACGTGAAACCTTTGAGAAGATGCGTGCTCGAGGAATAGAGCCAACGTCTCATGTATATACCAA CCTGATTCATGCTTATGCAGTGGGTAGAGACATGGAAAAAGCACTATCTTGTGTGAGGAAGATGAAAGATgatggaattgaattgagtcTTGCGACTTACAGCATTCTTATTGGAGGATTTGCCAAAGTGGGCGATATAGA AGCTGCTGACCGATGGTTTAAGGAGGCCAAAGATAGGGATCTGACATTAAATGCAATCATATATGGGAACATCATCTATGCTAACTG CCAAACATTCAAAATGGATCGAGCTGAAGAATTGGTCAGGGAGATGGAAGAGGAGGGTATTGATGCTCCAATTGATATCTATCATACCATGATGGATGGTTATACTATGATAAGAAATGAGGAAAAATGTCTCGTCGTATTTGAAAGACTTCAG GAGTGTGGATTTACACCTTCAGTTGTCAGCTACGGATGTTTGATGAACCTCTATATCAAG ATTGGTAAGGTATCCAAAGCTATTGAGGTCagtgaaatgatgaaattgGCTGGCATAAAGCATAACATGAAGACATATTCCATGTTGATGAATGGATTCATAAATTTGAAAGATTGGGCTAGTGCTTTTGCAATTTTTGAGGATGTAATAAGAGATGGTTTGAAGCCCGATGTGGTGCTTTATAATAACATTATCAGAGCATTTTGTGGCATGGGTAACGTGAATCGCGCCCTACGCATTGTTGAggaaatgaaaaaggagaggCATAGGCCAAACTCAAGGACCTTTATGCCAATCATTCATGCTTTTGCAAAAGCTGGAGAAGTAAGAAGAGCACTTGACGTTTTTGATATGATGAAGAGGAGTGGATGCACCCCAAGTGTTCACACTTTCAACGCTTTAGTTCTTGGCCTTGTTGAGAAGCGTCAG ATGGAGAAGGCTGTACAAATTTTAGACGACATGTTGCTTGCAGGCATTAGTCCAAATGAGTACACATATACAACCATTATGCATGGTTATGCATCTGTTGGTGATATTGGAAAAGCTTgtgaatatttttcaaaagttaaaaatgAGGGTTTGGAGCttgacatatatacatatgaggcGTTACTCAAGGCATGCTGTAAATCAGGCAGGATGCAAAGTGCTTTGGCGGTGATAAAAGAAATGAGTGCCAAAAGCATCCCCAGGAATACCTTTGTTTATAACATATTAATTGACGG ATGGGCTCGACGAGGTGATGTCTGGGAGGCTGCTGACCTGATGCAACAGATGAGACAAGAAGGAGTTCTACCTGACATCCATACATACACGTCGTTCATAAATTCTTGTTGTAAAGCTGGAGACATGCAA AGGAGTAACCATTATGCAGTGAAACAACAACCACTATGGCTCAGTCCCAATTTTTTAGAT